In one Rhopalosiphum padi isolate XX-2018 chromosome 3, ASM2088224v1, whole genome shotgun sequence genomic region, the following are encoded:
- the LOC132925901 gene encoding uncharacterized protein LOC132925901 yields the protein MCTLRQNEDTRPVVYLDETWVNQNHSRSRIWQNNEETKEFKIPTGKGGRLIITHAGSSRFGFIEGSKLVFKCQAGNSTDYHSSMNSDVFKQWYVDMLKLLPEPCVIIMDNAPYHSMLVNNYPKCNARKAEVQEWLKNQNISFSPLETLAELRERVNLLKPTFKRYELDEIVSSMGHEVVRLPPYHCQYNPIELIWAQVKGKVATDNSTFKMVDVERLTHEALDLVSKSDWEKCVKHTETIQDEDYQKEILMDSVLEPLIITFQTDDSDFGNDEDSEDVVQTLI from the coding sequence ATGTGTACACTCAGACAGAATGAAGATACCCGACCTGTGGTTTACCTAGATGAAACCTGGGTAAACCAAAATCATTCAAGGTCTCGTATTTGGCAGAATAATGAAGAAACTAAGGAATTTAAAATACCAACCGGCAAAGGAGGTCGCCTAATAATTACTCACGCTGGATCATCGCGTTTCGGGTTCATAGAGGGAtcgaaattagtttttaaatgccAAGCTGGAAATTCTACTGACTACCATTCGTCTATGAATTCAGATGTGTTTAAACAATGGTATGTAGATATGCTAAAACTACTTCCCGAACCATGCGTAATCATTATGGATAATGCACCCTATCATTCTATGTTGGTAAACAATTACCCAAAATGTAATGCTCGAAAAGCTGAGGTGCAGGAATggttgaaaaatcaaaatattagtttttcacCTTTGGAAACTTTAGCCGAACTACGCGAACGTGTGAATTTGTTAAAACCGACATTTAAAAGGTACGAGCTAGATGAAATAGTAAGTTCAATGGGCCATGAAGTAGTACGACTGCCGCCGTACCATTGTCAGTATAACCCCATTGAACTTATATGGGCTCAAGTAAAAGGCAAAGTGGCAACAGATAATTCAACGTTTAAAATGGTGGACGTCGAAAGACTCACTCACGAAGCATTGGATTTGGTATCCAAGAGTGACTGGGAAAAATGCGTTAAACATACTGAGACAATCCAGGATGAAGATTATCAGAAGGAGATACTAATGGACAGTGTATTAGAGCCGCTCATTATAACTTTTCAAACTGACGACAGTGATTTTGGCAATGACGAGGACAGTGAAGATGTCGTTCaaacacttatttaa
- the LOC132926889 gene encoding uncharacterized protein LOC132926889 yields the protein MFLHFFLLEVEHKKLRMVSHYARKTKRQTWSEESMKKAILAVQNKEMGWLKASKYFNIPQATLRRHFHNTNKIAKGIVKHLGRPSCLPSMVEKKLIDHILNLESRFFGMTVQEVKKMAYDFAEEAHIPHNFNKEKREAGWDWLARFRKRNPQLSLRSPEPTSAARAQAFNKPQVHKFFNLFFDTMRNENISVEKIYNMDESALTTVQKPSKIFAQKGKKQVGVLTSAERGQHVTVVCCIGSSGQCVPPALIFPRKTFNANLYDGAPPGTLKMYQDTGYMTGELFIEWMNHFIRNVKPSLEEKVLLLLDGHSSHKTVDALELAKKSGVVLLCLPPHCTHRLQPLDVGIFGPLDVYFNQEIEIWLKANAGRTVGLYQISNIFGRAFVKTVTMKNILSSFQACGLNPYNPDIFPDHLFAPSLTTNNLNFEEPTNNTNILSEEQNEVIFPSTEDTEDNVNNVTVVDIDTNFQTSPLLLPMPACSNTETNLNTENISKIIQKISPLPSCSFAGPRKSNKNRSTGTQVLTKSPLIKQLKEKQNEKKDKELKKSMKIKSKNTQAVMKNPHIKNIKKKQEKVIRKSKRPVNRKLFLDVPTENDAQSEADDVDNDEDEVACLYCNDLYKHSKSNETWIRCNFCKKWAHTACAGIDFGVKYFECELCQED from the exons atgttccttcatttttttttgctagAAGTTGAACATAAAAAG TTGAGAATGGTATCCCACTATGCAAGAAAAACTAAACGACAAACATGGTCGGAAGAAAGTATGAAGAAAGCTATATTGGCtgtacaaaataaagaaatgggGTGGCTTAAAGCttccaaatatttcaatatacctCAAGCTACACTTCGTCGTCATtttcataatacaaataaaatagcaaAAGGAATAGTGAAACATCTTGGTCGACCAAGTTGTTTGCCATCTatggtagaaaaaaaattgattgacCATATTTTAAACTTGGAGTCTAGATTTTTTGGAATGACTGTCCAAGAAGTAAAGAAAATGGCTTATGATTTTGCCGAAGAAGCTCATATTCCACATAACTTTAATAAAGAAAAGAGAGAAGCAGGGTGGGACTGGTTAGCTAGGTTTCGTAAAAGAAATCCACAGCTATCATTACGTTCTCCGGAACCAACATCAGCTGCCAGAGCACAAGCTTTTAACAAGCCACAGGTACacaaattttttaatcttttttttgaCACTATGCGCAATGAAAACATAtcagttgaaaaaatatataatatggatgaATCTGCATTGACAACGGTACAAAAGCCATCAAAGATATTTGCTCAAAAGGGCAAAAAACAAGTAGGTGTATTAACAAGTGCCGAACGTGGGCAGCATGTTACAGTGGTTTGTTGTATAGGTTCATCTGGGCAATGTGTACCCCCTGCTCTCATTTTTCCCAGAAAAACATTTAATGCTAATTTGTACGATGGAGCCCCTCCAGGTACTTTGAAAATGTATCAGGACACAGGTTATATGACTGgggaattatttattgaatggaTGAACCACTTTATAAGGAATGTTAAACCTAGTCTTGAAGAAAAAGTGTTATTACTTCTAGATGGCCATTCAAGTCACAAAACAGTAGATGCACTTGAACTTGCTAAAAAGTCAGGTGTTGTTTTACTTTGTCTACCTCCTCATTGCACGCACCGACTTCAACCTTTGGATGTTGGTATTTTTGGTCCTCTTGATGTATATTTTAACCAAGAAATAGAAATTTGGTTAAAGGCTAATGCAGGCCGAACAGTTGGACTCTATCAAATATCTAACATTTTTGGTCGTGCTTTTGTAAAAACAGTTACAATGAAGAATATTTTGTCATCATTTCAAGCCTGCGGTTTAAATCCATATAACCCAGATATCTTTCCAGATCATTTATTTGCTCCAAGTTTGacaacaaataatttgaattttgaagaacctactaataatacaaatatactttcTGAGGAACAAAATGAAGTCATTTTTCCAAGTACTGAAGATACTGAAGATAATGTGAATAATGTGACTGTTGTAGACATAGATACAAATTTTCAGACTTCTCCATTACTTTTGCCAATGCCTGCTTGTTCAAACACAGAAACAAACctaaatactgaaaatatttctaaaataatacaaaaaatttcaCCTTTGCCTAGCTGTTCCTTTGCTGGCCCtagaaaatcaaataaaaatagatcTACAGGAACTCAAGTGCTTACAAAAAGTCCActcataaaacaattaaaagaaaaacaaaatgagaaaaaagataaagaattaaaaaagtcTATGAAAATCAAATCTAAAAACACTCAGGCAGTTATGAAGAATCCacatattaagaatataaaaaagaaacaagAAAAAGTAATTAGAAAATCAAAAAGACCAGTAAATcgcaaattatttttagatgttCCAACTGAAAACGATGCTCAAAGTGAAGCTGATGATGTTGATAATGATGAAGATGAAGTTGCTTGTCTTTAttgtaatgatttatacaaacatTCTAAATCTAATGAGACATGGATACGTTGTAATTTCTGTAAAAAATGGGCGCACACAGCCTGTGCAGGTATTGATTttggagtaaaatattttgaatgtgaGTTATGTCAAGAAgactga
- the LOC132925900 gene encoding uncharacterized protein LOC132925900 — MWIVVLFDADSTLAAVPAFWYRDGLCAWPNTKISKNIQKRSKPNEIDFSNFKAKIIYEHVGYYLEARNLAQENSEASSCDNLYEDMRLKKKKTPRFVSSKDQTSLPSPPIIESENSECDDSDVDKDYNPFPNSSFDHTKNINHILPSSQNINYNIENSTKQDKKKTSSSQGSNFEISDSSKNKKLKVLHNTASLASSSSQHQITPTYVNHSPESFINITTPPISYQLQHQSTPQNNNFEYNNDQGFKKFISRSITNMKYEIESVNKRLDSFYSLLETINDKLNSNATFSILDNNVFDKYQDDIICIDNNDDLENMEDKLTNDKQYKAHVIVLFTRLMGDSLSETVRKIMQKLFTDNFLAHYSFIGFKGKLTFSNLQHCAVIIVSMNHLGLQLTLNHH; from the exons aTGTGGATAGTTGTATTATTTGATGCTGACAGCACATTAGCTGCTGTGCCTGCCTTTTGGTACAGAGATGGTCTCTGTGCATGGCCAAATACCAAAATcagtaaaaacatacaaaaaagaTCTAAACCAAATGAGATAGATTTCTCCAATTTTAaggcaaaaataatatatgagcaTGTTggtta TTATTTAGAAGCTCGTAACTTGGCTCAAGAAAATTCAGAGGCATCATCATGTGATAATTTATATGAAGATATGcgcttaaaaaaaaagaaaaccccAAGGTTTGTTTCATCTAAAGATCAAACAAGTCTTCCTTCTCCGCCAATAATCGAATCCGAAA atTCTGAGTGTGATGATTCAGATGTTGATAAGGATTATAATCCTTTTCCAAATAGTTCTTTTgatcatacaaaaaatatcaatcatatCTTACCAAGTTCAcagaatattaattacaatatagaaAATTCAACCaaacaagataaaaaaaaaacttcatctAGTCAAGgatcaaattttgaaatatcagattcatcaaaaaacaaaaaattgaaagtCCTTCACAATACTGCATCATTAGCGTCATCCTCTTCACAGCATCAAATTACACCAACATATGTCAACCACTCACctgaatcatttataaatataactacacCACCAATATCATACCAGTTACAGCATCAATCTAcaccacaaaataataattttgaatacaataatgaccaag gATTCAAAAAGTTTATATCCAGATCTATAACCAACatgaaatatgaaattgaaTCTGTAAACAAACGTCTTGATTCTTTTTACTCATTATTGGAAACAATTAATGACAAATTGAATAGCAATGCTACATTTTccatattagataataatgtatttgataaatatcaagatgatataatatgcattgaCAACAATGATGATCTTGAAAATATGGAAGATAAACTTACCAATGACAAACAATATAAAGCTCATgtg attGTTCTATTTACACGGTTGATGGGAGACAGTTTATCAGAGACGGTGAGAAAAATTatgcaaaaattatttacagataATTTTTTGGCACACTACTCCTTTATAGGCTTTAAAGGCAAactaacattttcaaatcttcAACATTGTGCAGTTATAATAg tGTCCATGAATCATTTGGGTCTTCAACTAACTTTAAATCATCACTAG